In a single window of the Cupriavidus basilensis genome:
- a CDS encoding CYTH and CHAD domain-containing protein: MERELKLELQQDQADALLALPLVASFCVEPPHEALLVSTYFDTPGLRLRQHGVSLRVRQAGAHYVQTLKTRGTRQAGLYARDEFESAVPTNRPDLDALRALVPGTTDLGLLIREGDLADQLQPVFVTNVQRTVALLRLPQGDEVELALDRGIVQAGDATAPIRELEMEIQAGNAAHLYAFALHLLASVPMRLSRVSKGDRGYELLAGMRLEAVHAQPLKLGRKVTVETVFQVIARNCLAQICGNERGVICGDAPESVHQMRVGLRRLRSALDLFATSIVFPTGLVAELNWIAGELGPARDWEVLANTTLPAVFKGAPEDLLTEPLHSVAAMAGEKRRHAAQAVDSERYTRLILELCRWLESADWRRDLDETQRASLAGSASDFALARLHERHRKLLKRGRGLARLDPRRLHRARIAAKKLRYATEFFGSLYPEKRTRRYRDLLARLQDDLGWRNDMTVADGLLGRLQNEQQEACAGASYARGYIAALVSADKEALRRIWKRFKVISPPV, translated from the coding sequence ATGGAGCGCGAGCTGAAGCTGGAGTTGCAGCAGGACCAAGCCGATGCGCTGCTAGCCTTGCCCCTGGTGGCTTCGTTCTGTGTCGAGCCACCACACGAGGCATTGCTTGTCAGCACCTATTTCGATACGCCCGGCTTGCGCCTGAGGCAGCATGGGGTCTCCCTGCGCGTGCGCCAGGCGGGGGCGCACTACGTACAGACGCTGAAAACGCGCGGAACCCGCCAAGCGGGTCTTTATGCGAGAGACGAGTTTGAATCCGCGGTCCCCACCAACCGGCCCGATCTCGATGCGCTCAGGGCGCTGGTGCCGGGCACTACCGATCTGGGCCTGCTGATTCGCGAGGGCGATCTGGCGGACCAGTTACAGCCGGTGTTCGTTACCAACGTGCAGCGCACCGTTGCGCTGTTGCGCTTGCCGCAGGGGGACGAAGTCGAGCTGGCGCTGGATCGGGGTATTGTCCAGGCCGGGGACGCCACGGCACCCATCCGGGAACTGGAGATGGAGATCCAGGCCGGCAATGCGGCGCATTTGTATGCGTTTGCCCTGCACTTGCTTGCATCGGTACCGATGCGCCTGAGCCGCGTCAGTAAAGGGGACCGAGGCTACGAGCTGCTCGCCGGCATGCGGCTGGAAGCAGTCCACGCCCAGCCCCTCAAGCTCGGCCGGAAGGTCACGGTGGAGACCGTGTTTCAGGTGATTGCCCGGAACTGCCTGGCTCAAATCTGCGGTAACGAGCGCGGGGTGATCTGTGGCGACGCCCCGGAAAGCGTGCATCAGATGCGCGTGGGGCTGCGCCGCCTGCGTTCCGCGCTCGATCTTTTTGCGACGTCGATTGTTTTCCCTACAGGGCTGGTAGCCGAGTTGAACTGGATCGCGGGAGAGCTCGGGCCCGCACGCGATTGGGAAGTGCTCGCGAATACCACCCTGCCAGCGGTATTCAAAGGCGCGCCGGAGGATCTGCTGACAGAGCCGCTGCACAGCGTGGCGGCGATGGCCGGCGAGAAACGGCGGCACGCCGCACAGGCAGTTGATTCCGAACGGTACACGCGACTGATCCTGGAGCTTTGCCGGTGGCTGGAAAGTGCTGACTGGCGTCGGGATCTGGACGAAACGCAGCGCGCCTCGCTTGCAGGAAGTGCAAGCGATTTCGCACTTGCGAGATTGCATGAGCGGCATCGCAAGCTGCTAAAGCGCGGCCGCGGCCTGGCCAGGCTGGATCCGCGCCGGCTCCATCGCGCCCGCATCGCTGCAAAGAAGCTACGCTATGCGACCGAGTTCTTCGGGTCACTGTACCCGGAAAAGCGCACACGACGATACCGGGACCTATTAGCCCGCCTGCAGGACGACCTGGGCTGGCGCAACGACATGACCGTCGCGGATGGTCTGCTTGGCCGCCTGCAGAACGAGCAGCAGGAAGCCTGTGCCGGCGCCAGCTATGCGCGCGGCTATATTGCCGCCCTGGTGTCCGCCGACAAGGAAGCCTTGCGACGCATATGGAAGCGGTTCAAGGTAATTTCTCCGCCAGTCTAA
- a CDS encoding universal stress protein, giving the protein MRVVIGGLEMYRDLLVHVDGSESGRRRVQFAADLAGSTGARLSGIHVTPPPEVPPLYKPTRVEEVAAHLSSQLALQAAEAAAVIGAPG; this is encoded by the coding sequence ATGCGGGTGGTGATTGGGGGGCTGGAGATGTATCGGGACTTGCTGGTGCACGTAGATGGGAGCGAATCAGGGCGGCGCAGGGTGCAATTCGCTGCCGACCTAGCTGGCAGCACAGGCGCGCGACTGAGCGGAATCCATGTGACCCCACCGCCGGAGGTGCCGCCGCTATACAAGCCGACGCGGGTGGAGGAAGTCGCGGCGCATCTCTCCTCGCAACTCGCGCTGCAAGCCGCGGAGGCGGCGGCTGTGATCGGAGCGCCAGGCTGA
- a CDS encoding GbsR/MarR family transcriptional regulator, translated as MQLSPLIQRFVLHFGEMGSRWGINRTVGQIYALLFTASRPLNADEIAEALSFSRSNVSIGLKELESWNLVKLSHQPGDRREYFSAPDDVWAIFRTLAEERRRREIDPTLSMLREVQLETVSDPDDRHAQERMKEMYGLILLVTSWFGEIQKLDVATLEKLMKLGSKVNKLLDVKDKLSLAIGGKARAGTPPASAVKAKTTRTRKE; from the coding sequence ATGCAACTGTCGCCCCTGATCCAGCGCTTCGTGCTTCACTTCGGTGAAATGGGCAGCCGCTGGGGCATCAACCGCACGGTTGGGCAAATCTATGCCTTGCTGTTTACCGCCTCCCGCCCGCTCAACGCCGACGAAATCGCCGAGGCGCTGAGCTTCTCGCGCTCCAACGTCAGCATCGGGCTGAAGGAGCTGGAATCGTGGAACCTGGTCAAGCTGTCTCACCAGCCGGGTGACCGCCGCGAGTATTTTTCGGCACCTGACGATGTCTGGGCGATTTTCCGCACCCTGGCGGAGGAACGCCGCCGGCGCGAGATCGACCCCACGTTGTCCATGCTGCGCGAGGTCCAGCTAGAGACCGTGAGCGATCCGGACGATCGCCATGCGCAGGAGCGGATGAAGGAGATGTACGGGCTGATCCTGCTGGTGACGAGCTGGTTCGGCGAGATCCAGAAGCTCGATGTGGCCACGCTGGAGAAGCTGATGAAGCTCGGCTCCAAGGTCAACAAGCTGCTGGACGTGAAGGACAAGCTCAGCCTTGCCATCGGCGGAAAAGCCCGCGCCGGCACACCCCCTGCCAGTGCCGTGAAAGCCAAGACGACCCGTACCCGGAAGGAGTAG
- a CDS encoding cytochrome ubiquinol oxidase subunit I → MFSSLDPVVLARVQFAANITFHILFPTISISLGWVLLFFKLRFNKTGDERWMAAYRFWVKIFALTFALGVVSGITMSFQFGTNWPGYMETVGNVAGPLLAYEVLTAFFLEATFLGIMLFGMRRVSNRTHTIATLLVAGGTTLSAFWILALNSWMQTPAGFEMIDGRAHVTSWLAVIFNPSFPYRFVHMLLASGLTVAFLLAGISAYRWLRGDRAPEVLSSLRTGVTIAAVLIPLQIVAGDLHGLNTLHHQPAKIAAMEGIWKTEKGAPAVLFGVPNASTQSNDFEIAIPKLASLYLTHHMDGEIKGIDAFGDKHPPVAPLFFAFRIMVGVGLLMLAASWVAAWQLRRGGQPAPWMARVLIAMTFSGWVALVAGWYVTEIGRQPYLVYGVLTTAQAASKVPAAMIASTLAMYLALYLALIAAYVSVVFHLARKAGTAPKVDNPRTEPPQAMLPGELRSAE, encoded by the coding sequence ATGTTCTCGTCGCTCGACCCCGTGGTGCTTGCGCGCGTGCAGTTTGCCGCCAACATCACGTTCCACATCCTGTTTCCCACCATCAGCATCTCGCTGGGCTGGGTGTTGCTGTTTTTCAAGCTGCGCTTCAATAAGACCGGCGATGAACGCTGGATGGCGGCGTACCGTTTCTGGGTGAAGATCTTTGCGCTGACCTTTGCGCTGGGCGTGGTCAGCGGCATCACCATGAGTTTCCAGTTTGGCACCAACTGGCCGGGCTATATGGAGACCGTGGGCAACGTGGCCGGTCCGTTGCTGGCCTATGAGGTGCTGACGGCGTTCTTCCTGGAGGCGACCTTCCTCGGCATCATGCTGTTCGGCATGCGCCGGGTGAGCAACCGCACGCATACCATCGCCACCTTGCTGGTAGCGGGCGGCACCACCTTGTCGGCGTTCTGGATCCTGGCGCTGAATTCGTGGATGCAAACCCCGGCTGGCTTCGAGATGATCGATGGCCGCGCGCATGTGACGAGCTGGCTGGCGGTGATCTTCAACCCGTCGTTCCCGTACCGCTTTGTGCATATGCTGCTGGCGTCGGGGCTGACCGTGGCGTTCTTGCTGGCAGGCATCTCGGCCTATCGCTGGCTGCGTGGCGACCGCGCGCCAGAGGTGCTGTCGTCGCTGCGCACCGGCGTGACCATTGCCGCGGTGCTGATCCCGCTGCAGATCGTGGCGGGCGACCTGCATGGCCTGAATACGCTGCACCACCAGCCGGCCAAGATCGCCGCGATGGAGGGAATCTGGAAGACGGAAAAGGGCGCGCCCGCCGTGTTGTTCGGCGTACCCAACGCAAGCACGCAAAGCAATGATTTCGAGATCGCCATTCCCAAGCTGGCCTCGCTCTACCTGACGCATCACATGGATGGCGAGATCAAGGGCATCGATGCCTTTGGCGACAAGCACCCGCCCGTGGCGCCGCTGTTCTTCGCCTTTCGGATCATGGTGGGCGTGGGCCTGCTGATGCTGGCGGCATCGTGGGTGGCGGCGTGGCAGTTGCGCCGTGGCGGACAGCCCGCGCCGTGGATGGCGCGCGTGCTGATTGCCATGACCTTCTCCGGCTGGGTGGCCCTGGTGGCTGGCTGGTACGTGACCGAGATCGGCCGCCAGCCTTACCTGGTGTACGGCGTGCTGACCACGGCGCAGGCGGCGTCCAAGGTGCCGGCGGCGATGATCGCCTCTACGCTGGCGATGTACCTGGCGCTCTACCTGGCGCTGATCGCGGCCTATGTCTCGGTGGTGTTCCACCTGGCGCGCAAGGCCGGGACCGCCCCGAAGGTGGACAACCCGCGGACCGAACCCCCTCAAGCCATGTTGCCTGGCGAACTGCGGAGCGCAGAATGA
- a CDS encoding cytochrome d ubiquinol oxidase subunit II, producing the protein MTDLTQPAGWMPLVFLALMGISMLVYVILDGYDLGVGVLLRRADDADKDTMIASIGPFWDANETWLVLGVGLLLVAFPIAHGVILTQLYLPVALMLAGLILRGVAFDFRVKARAHHKPWWNRAFYAGSLLAAFSQGLMLGLYITGFQHGWLDLAFAVVVGLCLVAGYCLLGAGWLIMKTSGSLQRRAMYWARRSLWLTGIGVAAISLVTPMVSQRIFDKWFSLPNIILLAPIPLVTVALFILIDRLLRRLPAMHDRGNDRWCWVPFAGTAVIFLMAFNGLAYSIFPYLVVDKIDIWQAASAPESLGVILVGAAVVLPTILGYTVYAYRVFWGKATDLHYY; encoded by the coding sequence ATGACCGACCTGACCCAACCCGCCGGCTGGATGCCGCTGGTGTTCCTGGCCCTGATGGGCATCTCCATGCTGGTCTACGTGATCCTGGACGGCTACGACCTGGGCGTGGGTGTGCTGCTGCGCCGCGCGGACGATGCCGACAAGGACACCATGATCGCCTCCATCGGCCCGTTCTGGGATGCCAACGAGACCTGGCTGGTGCTGGGCGTGGGCCTGCTGCTGGTGGCCTTTCCCATTGCGCACGGCGTGATCCTGACCCAGCTCTACCTGCCAGTGGCGCTGATGCTGGCTGGGCTGATCCTGCGCGGCGTGGCGTTCGACTTCCGCGTGAAGGCACGCGCGCACCACAAGCCATGGTGGAACCGCGCGTTCTACGCCGGCTCGCTGCTGGCCGCGTTCTCGCAGGGCCTGATGCTCGGCCTGTATATCACGGGATTCCAGCACGGCTGGCTCGACCTGGCCTTTGCGGTAGTGGTGGGCTTGTGCCTGGTGGCGGGCTACTGCCTGCTGGGCGCGGGCTGGCTGATCATGAAGACCAGCGGCAGCCTGCAGCGGCGCGCCATGTACTGGGCGCGCCGCAGCCTGTGGCTCACAGGCATTGGCGTGGCGGCGATCTCGCTGGTCACGCCGATGGTGAGCCAGCGCATCTTCGATAAATGGTTCTCGCTGCCCAACATCATCCTGCTGGCGCCGATCCCGCTGGTCACGGTGGCGCTGTTCATCCTCATCGACCGCCTGCTGCGGCGCCTGCCGGCCATGCACGACCGCGGCAACGACCGCTGGTGCTGGGTGCCCTTCGCCGGCACGGCGGTGATTTTCCTGATGGCGTTCAACGGCCTGGCATACAGCATCTTCCCGTACCTGGTGGTGGACAAGATCGATATCTGGCAAGCTGCGAGCGCGCCGGAGTCGCTGGGGGTGATCCTGGTGGGCGCGGCAGTGGTGCTGCCGACCATCCTGGGTTACACGGTGTATGCCTACCGTGTATTCTGGGGGAAGGCGACCGACCTGCATTACTACTGA
- a CDS encoding oxygenase MpaB family protein: MSGSQGQQPGTPPSTPQAVPLPRRLLDRLRARAGAQVRGLTRSNSGLSLDYDNPPGDPGLFGPDAVCWRVHADFPAMLAGGVSALLMQTMHPLALAGVWDHSTFRTDMQGRLGRTAQFIAGTTYGNRADALALIDRVRRIHAAIKGTAPDGRPYAADDPALLTWVHVAEVSSFLTAYLRYVGPLSVTEQDRYYAEVAQIAERLGATGVPRSADAIASYLERMRPQLVVSERTREVVRLVMAMPVASPLLVPAVRVMGDAGIALLPRWAQRELGLHGSTAIRRPVSLAGMRVLAPTLRWALGSGLAARARRRAMQSS, from the coding sequence ATGAGCGGCTCGCAAGGCCAACAACCCGGCACCCCACCCTCCACGCCCCAGGCCGTCCCTCTCCCCCGGCGGCTGCTCGACCGCCTGCGCGCCCGTGCCGGCGCGCAGGTGCGGGGCCTGACCCGCAGCAACTCCGGCCTCAGCCTCGACTACGACAACCCGCCCGGGGATCCCGGCCTGTTCGGGCCGGACGCGGTCTGCTGGCGTGTGCACGCGGATTTCCCCGCGATGCTGGCCGGCGGCGTCAGCGCCCTGCTGATGCAGACCATGCACCCCCTGGCGCTGGCCGGAGTATGGGATCATTCCACCTTTCGTACCGATATGCAGGGCCGCCTGGGCCGCACCGCGCAGTTTATCGCCGGCACCACCTACGGCAACCGCGCCGATGCGCTGGCGCTGATTGACCGGGTCAGGCGCATCCACGCGGCGATCAAGGGCACGGCGCCAGATGGCCGCCCCTACGCGGCCGACGATCCGGCGTTGCTGACCTGGGTGCATGTTGCCGAGGTGTCGAGCTTTCTCACCGCCTACCTGCGCTATGTCGGCCCGCTCTCGGTCACCGAGCAGGACCGCTACTACGCGGAGGTGGCACAGATCGCCGAGCGCCTGGGCGCCACCGGCGTGCCACGCAGCGCCGACGCCATCGCCAGCTACCTGGAGCGCATGCGCCCGCAATTGGTAGTGAGCGAGCGCACCCGCGAAGTGGTGCGGCTGGTCATGGCCATGCCAGTGGCCAGCCCGCTGCTGGTGCCAGCGGTGCGGGTCATGGGAGACGCTGGCATTGCGCTATTGCCGCGCTGGGCGCAGCGCGAGCTCGGGCTGCATGGCAGCACCGCGATCCGCCGTCCGGTCTCGCTGGCCGGAATGCGCGTGCTGGCGCCCACCTTGCGCTGGGCATTGGGCAGCGGCCTGGCGGCGCGCGCGCGGCGGCGGGCGATGCAGTCGTCCTGA
- a CDS encoding PolC-type DNA polymerase III produces MQTVAVLDFETTGLSPRQGDRATEIAVVLLRDGEIVDQYQSLMNAGRRIPSDVVHLTGITNDMIASAPAASKVMREVAQFVGKHPVVAHNAGFDRRFWQAELSLLGMPADQTFACTMLVSRRVYPHAQNHRLSTLVDMLRLPKAGRAHRAMADAQMTCHLWHRLQRDIAETYGMRRVDYDLITRVQATSSAKVPTLLRSLGESQAR; encoded by the coding sequence ATGCAGACCGTTGCGGTTCTGGATTTTGAAACGACAGGACTGTCACCGCGTCAAGGCGACCGGGCCACTGAAATCGCAGTCGTGCTGCTGCGCGACGGGGAAATCGTCGACCAGTATCAAAGCCTGATGAACGCGGGCAGACGCATTCCCTCTGACGTCGTTCACCTCACCGGCATCACCAACGACATGATTGCATCGGCACCCGCGGCGTCGAAGGTAATGCGGGAGGTGGCCCAGTTCGTCGGCAAGCATCCCGTGGTGGCCCACAACGCGGGATTCGACCGCAGGTTCTGGCAAGCCGAGCTCTCGCTGCTGGGCATGCCGGCCGATCAGACCTTTGCCTGCACGATGCTCGTTTCGCGGCGCGTCTACCCGCATGCGCAAAACCACAGGTTGTCGACGCTGGTGGATATGCTGCGCCTGCCGAAGGCCGGCCGTGCCCACCGGGCCATGGCCGACGCGCAGATGACCTGCCACCTCTGGCACCGCCTGCAGCGCGATATCGCCGAGACTTACGGCATGCGCCGGGTGGATTACGACCTCATCACCCGCGTGCAGGCCACCAGCAGCGCCAAGGTGCCGACCCTCCTGCGTTCGCTGGGCGAGAGCCAGGCCCGATGA
- a CDS encoding YdcF family protein has translation MHDLKTGAFWRRACLALLGALLVADAIALMLMGLFNFGVVLPLAIGAAFLALSWRWEQVARWRAASPRRRWIWALGRTAFAGWLVTLGMFFYFISASNANFPATGPTANTILILGSGTPHCTASRTLAARLDKGLALARQWPAARVVVSGGQDFGLRCSEADIMADYLIAHGLAPQRLIREDRSTSTEENLLFSHRLLAQQGVSAADPLVLVTSDFHLVRAKRIALKAGFQAVSGAGAPTPLYLRYNAWLREYFAFISGWVLREF, from the coding sequence ATGCATGACTTGAAGACTGGCGCTTTCTGGCGGCGCGCCTGCCTTGCCCTGCTTGGCGCACTGCTGGTGGCCGATGCCATCGCCCTGATGCTGATGGGCCTGTTCAACTTCGGGGTCGTCCTCCCTCTGGCGATCGGCGCGGCCTTTCTCGCGCTGTCATGGCGCTGGGAGCAGGTAGCGCGATGGCGCGCGGCCAGCCCACGGCGCCGATGGATCTGGGCGCTGGGCCGCACAGCGTTTGCCGGGTGGCTGGTGACGCTAGGGATGTTCTTCTATTTCATCAGCGCCAGCAACGCAAACTTCCCGGCAACGGGACCCACGGCAAACACCATCCTCATACTGGGCTCCGGCACGCCACATTGCACCGCGTCGCGCACCCTGGCCGCACGGCTGGACAAAGGGCTGGCGCTGGCGCGGCAATGGCCGGCCGCGCGGGTCGTTGTGAGCGGCGGCCAGGATTTCGGGCTGCGGTGCAGTGAGGCGGACATCATGGCGGACTACCTGATCGCGCACGGCCTGGCACCGCAGCGCCTGATCCGGGAGGACCGGAGCACCAGCACGGAGGAAAACCTGCTCTTCAGCCACCGGTTGCTTGCGCAACAGGGCGTGAGCGCCGCAGACCCGCTGGTGCTGGTGACCAGTGATTTTCATCTGGTGCGCGCAAAGCGGATCGCGCTTAAGGCTGGGTTCCAGGCAGTGTCTGGCGCAGGAGCGCCAACGCCGCTCTACTTGCGCTACAACGCCTGGCTACGCGAGTATTTTGCGTTTATCAGTGGCTGGGTATTGCGTGAATTCTGA
- a CDS encoding helix-turn-helix transcriptional regulator, producing the protein MPIASPRHGGAAPLVQLGSAIREVRLRRDLSQEALAHRAGIDRSYMSSVERGGQN; encoded by the coding sequence ATGCCAATAGCTTCCCCAAGGCACGGTGGTGCCGCCCCTCTTGTTCAGTTGGGATCCGCGATCAGAGAGGTCCGCCTTCGGCGTGACCTCTCCCAGGAAGCGCTTGCCCATCGGGCCGGCATCGACCGCTCCTATATGAGTTCGGTGGAGCGCGGAGGGCAGAATTAG
- a CDS encoding FAD-dependent monooxygenase, which translates to MASQKIGINGAGIGGLAAAIALRKLGKDVVVFEQASRFARVGADINLTPNAVRALDGLGVGEALRETAARPSHRISRVWNTGEETSRLAMSDEAQIRYGAPQLTMHRGDLMTALEAALPAACVKLGKKATRIERHAAGATLHFADGTQEDVDVLIGADGIHSAVRTALFGPEHPVFTGVVAYRAVVPAERLAGVPNLQAFTKWWGPEATSQIVTFPLNRGREIFIFATVAQEAWRNESWTTPGRVEDVRAAYAGFHAEARALLDACDDVLISALYVRDPLPAWSAGNVVLMGDACHPMMPFMAQGAGMAIEDGVVLARCLAEANGDDIPSALARYRAARFERTSRIQIGSRSNAWLKEGGNADWVYDYNAWQVALG; encoded by the coding sequence ATGGCTTCACAAAAGATTGGCATCAACGGCGCCGGCATCGGCGGACTCGCCGCGGCGATTGCGCTGCGCAAGCTCGGGAAAGACGTGGTGGTGTTCGAGCAAGCCTCGCGCTTCGCGCGGGTCGGCGCGGACATCAACCTCACGCCCAATGCCGTGCGCGCGCTGGATGGCCTGGGCGTGGGCGAGGCATTGCGCGAGACCGCCGCGCGGCCCAGCCACCGCATCAGCCGGGTATGGAACACCGGCGAGGAGACCTCGCGGCTGGCCATGTCCGACGAGGCGCAGATCCGCTATGGCGCGCCGCAGCTCACCATGCACCGCGGCGACCTGATGACCGCGCTGGAAGCCGCCCTGCCGGCGGCTTGCGTCAAGCTGGGCAAGAAGGCGACGCGGATCGAGCGGCATGCGGCCGGCGCCACGCTGCATTTCGCCGACGGCACGCAGGAAGATGTGGATGTGCTGATCGGTGCAGACGGCATTCACTCGGCCGTGCGCACCGCGCTGTTCGGGCCGGAGCATCCGGTCTTCACCGGCGTGGTGGCTTACCGCGCCGTGGTGCCCGCCGAGCGCCTTGCCGGCGTGCCGAACCTGCAGGCCTTCACCAAGTGGTGGGGCCCGGAGGCGACCTCGCAGATCGTCACCTTCCCCCTCAACCGCGGGCGCGAGATCTTTATCTTCGCCACGGTGGCGCAGGAAGCCTGGCGCAACGAGTCCTGGACCACGCCGGGCCGTGTGGAAGACGTGCGCGCAGCCTACGCTGGCTTCCATGCCGAGGCGCGCGCGCTGCTTGATGCCTGTGACGACGTGCTGATCTCCGCGCTCTACGTACGCGACCCGCTGCCCGCCTGGTCAGCCGGCAATGTCGTGCTGATGGGCGACGCCTGCCACCCGATGATGCCCTTCATGGCGCAAGGTGCCGGCATGGCCATCGAGGATGGCGTGGTACTGGCGCGCTGCCTGGCCGAAGCCAATGGCGACGATATCCCCAGCGCGCTCGCACGCTACCGGGCCGCGCGTTTTGAGCGCACCAGCCGCATCCAGATCGGCTCGCGCAGCAACGCCTGGCTCAAGGAGGGTGGCAACGCGGACTGGGTGTACGATTACAACGCTTGGCAGGTAGCCCTCGGCTAA
- a CDS encoding IclR family transcriptional regulator: MSKNPRLNQPVPDASDAADPGGDEDKTQLVSPVIRAMRLLRFIAEGGSTTNLSEVGRRIDVNRVTVMRLLATLEHEGMVERLPQGGHQAGFALLKLGAKVLAGKDLTVFARRVLATLSESLRLSAYLGVLDGGDVLYLLRDMPQTSLVSNIQVGSRVPAHLTTPGRMLIAGLPEDTLRERLGEEPLATATGQSPATYARLGDILAADRERGCAWSFSAFEPGIDSCAAPVFDASGATVAAISVAGPDIRFERDPDLRERVEREVKRAARDLSGLLGYAAGQRRPH, from the coding sequence ATGAGCAAGAACCCCAGGCTGAACCAGCCCGTGCCCGACGCAAGCGATGCCGCCGATCCCGGCGGCGACGAAGACAAGACGCAACTGGTCAGCCCGGTGATCCGCGCCATGCGGCTGCTGCGCTTTATCGCCGAAGGCGGCTCCACCACCAACCTGAGCGAAGTTGGCCGGCGCATCGACGTGAACCGCGTCACCGTGATGCGCCTGCTCGCCACGCTGGAGCACGAAGGCATGGTGGAGCGGCTGCCGCAGGGCGGCCACCAGGCGGGCTTCGCTCTGCTCAAGCTGGGCGCAAAGGTGCTGGCAGGCAAGGATCTCACCGTCTTTGCGCGGCGCGTGCTAGCCACCCTGAGCGAATCGCTGCGGCTCTCCGCCTATCTCGGCGTGCTGGATGGCGGCGACGTGCTCTACCTGCTGCGCGATATGCCCCAGACCTCGCTGGTCAGCAATATCCAGGTTGGCAGCCGGGTGCCGGCGCACCTCACCACGCCCGGCCGCATGCTGATTGCCGGCCTGCCGGAAGATACGTTGCGCGAGCGGCTCGGCGAGGAACCGCTCGCGACCGCCACCGGGCAAAGCCCGGCCACGTATGCCCGCCTGGGCGACATCCTCGCGGCCGACCGCGAGCGCGGCTGCGCCTGGAGCTTCTCTGCATTCGAGCCCGGCATCGACTCTTGCGCGGCACCCGTGTTCGACGCCAGCGGCGCCACCGTGGCTGCCATCAGCGTGGCCGGCCCGGACATTCGTTTCGAGCGCGACCCCGATCTTCGCGAACGTGTGGAGCGCGAGGTCAAGCGCGCCGCACGCGATTTGTCCGGCCTGCTCGGCTATGCCGCCGGGCAGCGCCGCCCACACTGA
- a CDS encoding DODA-type extradiol aromatic ring-opening family dioxygenase, producing MTTPALPTFFISHGGGPWPWMEDQMGGRYDKLKAALQQMPRLVQRTGIAPKAVLMISAHWEEPEFTVMANPKPPMIYDYYGFPDYTYQIQYAAPGAPQLAARVQGLLEKAGLAARLDPLRGFDHGMFAPMAAIYPEADMPTVQLSLKRGLDPQTHLALGRALAPLRHEGILVVGSGLSYHNLRAFGPAGKAPSAAFDAWLQQALTTTTPAQRTAALAGWESAPAARQAHPREEHLLPLMVAVGAAEDDIATRVYHEADFAGGITVSSFMFGGS from the coding sequence ATGACAACGCCTGCACTCCCTACATTTTTCATCTCGCACGGCGGCGGGCCCTGGCCCTGGATGGAAGACCAGATGGGCGGCCGCTATGACAAGCTCAAGGCCGCGCTGCAGCAGATGCCCCGATTGGTGCAACGCACGGGCATTGCGCCCAAGGCCGTGCTGATGATTTCAGCGCACTGGGAAGAGCCGGAATTCACCGTCATGGCCAACCCGAAGCCACCCATGATCTATGACTACTACGGCTTCCCGGATTACACCTACCAGATTCAGTACGCGGCACCGGGCGCACCGCAGCTCGCCGCGCGCGTGCAAGGCTTGCTCGAGAAAGCCGGCCTGGCCGCGCGGCTCGATCCGCTGCGCGGCTTCGACCATGGCATGTTTGCGCCGATGGCCGCCATCTATCCCGAAGCCGATATGCCGACCGTGCAGCTCTCGCTCAAGCGCGGGCTCGATCCGCAAACGCATCTCGCACTCGGGCGAGCGTTGGCGCCGCTGCGCCACGAAGGCATCCTCGTCGTGGGCAGCGGGCTGAGCTACCACAACCTGCGCGCCTTCGGCCCCGCCGGGAAAGCGCCATCGGCCGCATTCGATGCCTGGCTCCAGCAAGCGCTGACGACAACCACCCCGGCGCAGCGCACTGCCGCGCTAGCGGGCTGGGAAAGCGCGCCCGCCGCCCGGCAGGCCCATCCGCGAGAAGAGCACTTGTTGCCATTGATGGTCGCCGTGGGCGCGGCCGAAGACGACATTGCCACGCGCGTCTACCACGAAGCCGACTTCGCCGGCGGCATCACCGTGTCGAGCTTTATGTTCGGGGGAAGCTGA